In the genome of Nitrospira sp. MA-1, one region contains:
- a CDS encoding efflux RND transporter permease subunit, which yields MNLVHSAIRYPVSTAVGVLLVVLFGIVALVKLPVQLAPDVEKHEVTVDTMWPGGSPHEVEREIIDEQEEQLKGVEGLEKMFSESSYGQGKVILRFPTGTNTDTALLQVSNRLNQVKEYPLEADEPVISSADTRGAAMAWFILDTLEGNPVNIETMRDFAEDIIKARFERVKGVAASNVYGGRERELRVTVDPAKLASRALTIMDLARALDQENRDYSAGDFDEGKRSYVVRTVGEYLNPQDVENVIIARRDGASVYVRDVATAHIDYKDPTVVVRQKGHPAIAINAIRQTGANVLEAMDGLREAALELNEETLNARGFQLFQVYDETIYINRSLSLVQQNLIVGSVLAISILYLFLRTGSSTLVVGLAIPISMMGTFIMLWALGRNFNVISLAGMTFAAGMLVDNSIVVLENIYRHRELGKSLFQSAYDGTVEVWGAVLASTLTTIAVFVPIVFMEEQSGQLFRDIAIAISAGVGLSLVVSMTVIPSLSARVLKTVKKSKKREAATAWDPSTLAEKGLSERRPSGLDRIKEALGSLVYDLSGSVFWRSVTILGFTSLAMVGSWALLPKAEYLPQGNRNLVIGILLPPPGYNANEFVKMGKPIESTLGPYWDAKPGSPEEAALDGPSIANFFYVARGRSVFMGGRTNDPDRVKELIPLFRRATADLPGVIGIITQRGLFERGLGEGRNIDIEITGPELDTLVGLGIQVFGQVKGVLPEAQVRPIPSLDLGSPEVRVTLKRDRAADVQMTNQELGFTIDALVDGAKASDYQFEGDEVDLTIRGVDRYANQTQSLNSIPIYTKGGQLTTVGNIADVTLVSGPEQINHIERERSIVIQVIPPVEMALEEAMDVIRTKILGPLKESGTLGRLYNVRLSGTADDLTETYEALKWNFLLAFTITYLLMAALFESFLYPLVIIFTVPFAAAGGFLGLSLVNNFIAYQPLDVLTMLGFVILIGVVVNNAILVVHQALNFMKGRDQTDSIEEELWQGLPLREAIRESVKIRVRPIMMTTLTTLFGLFPLVVSSGAGSELYRGIGSVVLGGLLVSTVFTLIVIPALFTLVIDTQRKWAVKRKPQLVAQQPSGGSL from the coding sequence ATGAATCTGGTTCATTCCGCTATCCGTTATCCGGTCAGCACCGCAGTGGGTGTGCTCTTAGTGGTGTTGTTCGGCATTGTGGCGTTGGTGAAGCTCCCGGTTCAATTGGCACCCGATGTGGAAAAACATGAAGTCACCGTGGATACCATGTGGCCTGGGGGAAGCCCGCATGAAGTCGAGCGGGAAATCATTGATGAGCAGGAAGAGCAACTCAAAGGTGTCGAAGGCCTGGAGAAAATGTTCAGCGAAAGTTCCTATGGTCAGGGAAAAGTCATTCTTCGATTTCCCACAGGAACGAATACCGACACGGCCTTACTCCAAGTCTCCAACCGGTTGAATCAGGTCAAGGAGTATCCGCTTGAGGCGGATGAACCCGTCATTAGCAGTGCGGATACCCGTGGGGCCGCCATGGCCTGGTTTATTTTAGACACCTTGGAAGGTAATCCCGTCAATATTGAAACCATGCGGGATTTTGCAGAGGATATCATCAAGGCCCGTTTCGAACGGGTCAAGGGTGTTGCCGCTTCGAATGTCTACGGCGGGCGGGAGCGGGAGCTTCGGGTGACGGTCGATCCGGCTAAATTAGCGTCCAGAGCGTTAACCATTATGGATCTGGCTCGAGCGTTAGATCAGGAGAATCGGGATTACAGTGCCGGGGATTTCGATGAGGGGAAGCGGTCGTATGTCGTACGTACGGTGGGGGAATATCTTAATCCCCAGGATGTGGAAAATGTCATTATTGCCAGGCGTGATGGCGCGTCGGTGTATGTGCGGGATGTGGCGACCGCCCATATTGATTACAAGGATCCAACCGTTGTGGTGCGACAAAAAGGCCATCCCGCCATCGCGATCAACGCGATTCGGCAGACCGGCGCGAATGTGTTGGAAGCCATGGACGGTCTGCGCGAGGCTGCTCTTGAGCTCAATGAAGAAACGTTGAATGCACGAGGGTTTCAGTTATTTCAGGTCTATGATGAAACCATTTACATTAACCGTTCACTATCTCTTGTCCAGCAAAATTTAATCGTCGGGAGTGTCTTGGCGATCTCCATCCTGTATCTATTCCTCCGCACGGGCAGTAGCACCCTGGTGGTCGGTCTGGCCATTCCGATCAGCATGATGGGAACGTTTATTATGCTGTGGGCGTTGGGCCGGAATTTCAATGTCATCAGTTTAGCGGGAATGACGTTCGCTGCCGGTATGTTGGTGGATAATTCGATTGTGGTGCTGGAAAATATTTACCGTCACCGGGAATTGGGAAAATCGTTATTTCAATCTGCCTATGATGGCACTGTCGAGGTTTGGGGGGCAGTGCTGGCCAGTACCCTCACCACGATTGCGGTATTTGTGCCCATTGTGTTTATGGAAGAACAATCGGGCCAGTTATTCCGAGACATTGCCATTGCGATTAGTGCGGGTGTGGGCTTGAGCCTGGTGGTGTCAATGACCGTGATTCCTTCGTTATCTGCCAGAGTCTTAAAGACGGTCAAGAAATCAAAAAAAAGAGAAGCTGCCACTGCTTGGGATCCATCAACATTGGCGGAAAAGGGCTTGTCGGAAAGACGGCCTTCCGGGTTGGACCGTATCAAAGAGGCATTGGGATCTCTCGTCTATGACCTCAGTGGAAGTGTGTTCTGGCGAAGTGTGACCATTTTGGGGTTCACCTCGCTTGCCATGGTGGGAAGCTGGGCTTTGTTGCCGAAGGCGGAATATCTTCCTCAGGGAAACCGGAACCTGGTCATCGGTATTCTGCTGCCTCCGCCGGGTTATAACGCCAACGAATTTGTCAAAATGGGAAAGCCGATTGAATCGACCTTAGGCCCGTATTGGGACGCGAAGCCTGGTTCCCCGGAAGAAGCTGCCTTGGATGGACCCAGCATTGCCAATTTTTTCTATGTGGCGCGTGGGCGATCGGTCTTTATGGGTGGTCGGACGAATGATCCCGACCGAGTCAAAGAATTGATCCCTCTATTTCGCCGAGCCACGGCCGATCTTCCAGGCGTGATTGGTATTATCACCCAACGCGGCCTGTTTGAACGTGGCCTGGGCGAGGGACGAAATATTGATATTGAAATTACCGGGCCGGAGCTGGATACGCTGGTGGGGTTGGGTATTCAAGTCTTCGGTCAGGTAAAAGGGGTGCTGCCCGAGGCGCAGGTCAGGCCTATTCCCAGTTTGGATTTGGGAAGCCCGGAAGTCCGTGTCACCCTGAAACGGGATCGGGCAGCCGATGTGCAGATGACCAATCAGGAACTCGGATTTACAATAGACGCCCTGGTCGATGGGGCAAAGGCCAGCGACTACCAATTTGAGGGCGATGAAGTTGATCTGACGATTCGTGGGGTCGATCGGTATGCCAATCAGACGCAGTCGCTCAATTCCATTCCGATTTATACCAAAGGCGGGCAGTTGACGACGGTCGGCAATATTGCCGATGTCACATTAGTCTCCGGGCCGGAACAAATTAATCATATTGAACGGGAACGATCCATTGTCATTCAGGTGATCCCGCCCGTTGAGATGGCGCTGGAGGAGGCGATGGATGTCATTCGAACGAAAATCCTTGGGCCATTGAAAGAAAGTGGGACGTTAGGACGTTTGTATAATGTCCGGTTGTCGGGGACGGCTGATGATCTCACCGAAACCTATGAGGCGTTAAAATGGAATTTTCTCTTGGCCTTTACGATTACTTATTTGTTGATGGCTGCCTTGTTCGAAAGTTTTCTCTATCCCCTGGTGATTATATTTACGGTGCCGTTTGCCGCAGCCGGTGGTTTTCTGGGGCTTTCTCTGGTCAATAATTTTATTGCCTACCAGCCATTGGATGTGTTGACGATGTTAGGTTTTGTCATTCTCATCGGGGTGGTAGTTAATAATGCCATTCTGGTGGTGCACCAGGCCTTAAATTTCATGAAGGGACGGGACCAGACGGATTCGATTGAAGAAGAATTGTGGCAAGGATTACCGCTTCGGGAGGCGATTCGTGAATCCGTCAAAATCCGCGTCCGGCCGATTATGATGACGACACTCACGACGCTCTTTGGCCTTTTTCCGCTTGTGGTCTCGTCTGGCGCGGGATCCGAGCTGTACCGGGGGATCGGGAGTGTGGTCCTGGGTGGCCTCTTGGTCTCCACGGTGTTCACTCTTATTGTCATTCCGGCTTTGTTTACTTTGGTCATTGATACGCAACGCAAATGGGCAGTGAAAAGAAAGCCTCAATTGGTGGCTCAACAACCCTCGGGAGGCTCTCTGTAG
- a CDS encoding TolC family protein: protein MDMMVGQVSKVVLLFVVSIGVSGGSSPVTWATPLESSTARDLPELRLSLREAMEAAVDQNPTVRLFKERIAQAQDRANTQLGELLPNLSGTAGAARRRFFTGSFGSNATVVGPRDFYEMRAFLTQNVFSLSLIQKWRAAKAGVDVAGLDAEVTKRDTMATTGLIYLETLRAKAAVNARMADVALNKELLRLAAERKSAGMATSLDVTRAKVQLENARQRLLVSENDRDRAKLNLIRAMGLSFDVQLVLTDVMKLENVSEQSVGEALQVAKENRTELKAQQNRERLASLTLSSVTNERVPSIQALGDVGMIGNQIPNALTTDNVQVLMRVPIFDGGMREARISESRSLVRQEAIRTQDVQYQVGLEVRDALITLSSAKQQVAVAEEGLKFSLTELELSRERFAVGVATNLEVTDAQTRVAQARDNLIEGLFTFNASRLSLARAQGQLEKL from the coding sequence ATGGATATGATGGTAGGACAGGTTTCGAAGGTGGTGTTGCTATTTGTGGTGAGCATCGGAGTGTCGGGCGGATCCAGCCCGGTGACGTGGGCTACTCCGCTGGAATCTTCCACGGCTCGGGATCTTCCCGAGTTGCGGTTGAGTTTGCGGGAAGCCATGGAGGCCGCCGTCGATCAAAATCCCACGGTCCGGTTGTTTAAAGAACGTATTGCACAGGCGCAGGATAGAGCCAATACTCAACTTGGCGAATTATTGCCCAATCTTTCAGGAACGGCAGGCGCCGCCCGGCGTCGATTCTTTACAGGGTCCTTTGGCTCGAATGCCACCGTCGTCGGTCCCAGGGATTTTTACGAAATGCGGGCCTTTCTCACCCAGAATGTGTTCAGTTTGAGTCTCATCCAAAAATGGCGGGCTGCCAAGGCGGGAGTCGATGTGGCAGGATTGGATGCAGAAGTCACTAAACGGGATACCATGGCGACGACAGGTCTGATTTATTTGGAAACGCTTCGAGCCAAAGCGGCAGTGAATGCTCGCATGGCGGATGTGGCGCTGAATAAGGAATTACTGCGTTTGGCGGCCGAACGAAAATCCGCGGGCATGGCGACCAGCCTTGATGTGACGAGGGCGAAGGTTCAATTGGAAAACGCCAGGCAGCGATTATTGGTCTCTGAAAATGACCGGGATCGTGCCAAACTTAATCTCATTCGGGCGATGGGGTTGTCGTTCGATGTGCAGTTGGTGCTTACCGATGTCATGAAATTAGAAAACGTCTCTGAACAATCCGTTGGAGAAGCCTTGCAGGTGGCAAAAGAAAACCGGACTGAACTGAAGGCACAGCAGAATCGTGAGCGACTGGCTTCCCTGACGTTAAGTTCCGTGACCAACGAACGGGTGCCCTCCATTCAGGCCTTGGGCGATGTGGGCATGATTGGTAATCAAATCCCCAATGCGTTGACCACCGACAATGTCCAGGTATTAATGAGGGTGCCGATTTTCGATGGGGGAATGCGGGAAGCCAGAATTTCAGAGAGTCGCAGTCTCGTCAGGCAGGAAGCAATCAGGACACAGGATGTACAATATCAGGTGGGTTTGGAAGTGCGCGATGCGCTGATCACATTGAGTTCGGCCAAACAGCAAGTGGCGGTTGCGGAAGAAGGTTTGAAATTTTCTCTCACGGAATTGGAATTATCCCGTGAACGGTTTGCGGTCGGTGTTGCCACCAATCTCGAAGTCACCGACGCGCAAACCCGTGTGGCACAAGCCAGAGATAATTTGATTGAAGGCCTCTTCACCTTTAATGCCTCTCGCCTGAGCCTGGCCCGGGCGCAGGGTCAGTTGGAGAAATTATAA
- a CDS encoding peptide chain release factor 3, which produces MTTIQLKQEIRSEANKRRTFAIISHPDAGKTTLTEKLLLYSGLVRTAGMVGGRKNRKMATSDWMEMEQERGISITASAMQFPYKRAVINVLDTPGHQDFCEDTYRTLTAADSAIMVIDAAKGVETQTRKLFEVCRLRQIPVLTFINKMDLPGRAPLDLMAEVEDVLGIHASPINWPIGSGQDFLGVVNRQTRKVLLYTKTAAGGASKPDLMELSLDDPSVKNRMAGYIWDELMHDLELLDIAGNPFSKDEFQNGKVTPVFFGSAMTNFGVEAFFDAFVEFAPSAHGRLADTPDGREMMIDPVETPFSAYVFKLQANMNPRHRDSTAFLRVCSGRFERDVVVKHHRTNTEVRLSRPHSMVAKERNTVDVAYPGDVIGIINPGIFQIGDTISVADAFNYKPLPQFQPEVFARVRPTDTTMRKSFDKGIEQLAREGTIQILRSLDGLESFVAAVGKLQFDVLEFRLQSEYRVKVVVDVLPYESSAWLVGDVEAFKPPSDALVVKDSRDRAVVLFRSSWSKNFAAERNPEHSFRDMG; this is translated from the coding sequence ATGACGACCATCCAACTCAAACAAGAAATCCGCTCAGAAGCGAATAAGCGTCGGACCTTTGCCATCATCAGCCATCCGGACGCCGGCAAAACCACCTTGACCGAAAAACTCCTGCTCTACTCAGGGCTGGTGCGCACCGCCGGTATGGTAGGAGGGCGGAAAAACCGGAAAATGGCCACGTCGGATTGGATGGAAATGGAGCAGGAGCGCGGAATTTCCATCACCGCCTCGGCGATGCAATTTCCCTATAAACGGGCGGTTATCAACGTGTTGGATACGCCAGGCCATCAGGATTTTTGCGAGGATACTTACCGGACACTCACGGCGGCCGATAGCGCGATCATGGTTATTGACGCCGCCAAGGGCGTTGAAACGCAAACACGAAAATTGTTTGAAGTCTGCCGTCTTCGCCAGATTCCCGTATTGACCTTCATTAACAAGATGGACTTGCCGGGACGGGCCCCGCTGGATCTCATGGCAGAAGTGGAAGACGTATTGGGCATTCATGCCAGTCCCATCAACTGGCCCATCGGGTCGGGACAAGACTTTCTCGGGGTCGTGAATCGGCAAACCAGAAAGGTGTTGCTCTATACCAAAACGGCTGCGGGAGGGGCGTCGAAACCGGACCTCATGGAACTCTCGTTGGACGACCCCTCAGTGAAAAACCGGATGGCCGGGTATATCTGGGATGAATTGATGCATGATCTGGAATTGCTGGATATTGCCGGGAATCCGTTTTCGAAAGATGAGTTTCAAAATGGAAAAGTCACGCCGGTCTTCTTTGGATCAGCTATGACCAATTTCGGCGTGGAAGCATTTTTCGATGCGTTTGTGGAATTCGCCCCTTCCGCTCACGGTCGATTAGCGGATACCCCGGATGGCCGTGAAATGATGATCGATCCGGTGGAGACACCATTCAGCGCCTATGTGTTTAAACTCCAGGCCAATATGAATCCACGCCATCGCGATAGTACGGCCTTTTTACGGGTCTGTTCCGGGCGATTTGAGCGGGATGTGGTGGTGAAACATCATCGGACCAACACGGAGGTGCGGCTCTCAAGGCCCCATAGTATGGTGGCGAAGGAACGCAATACGGTCGATGTGGCATATCCCGGTGATGTCATTGGGATTATCAATCCAGGGATTTTTCAGATTGGCGACACGATTTCGGTGGCGGACGCGTTTAATTACAAACCGCTTCCACAATTTCAACCGGAAGTCTTTGCCCGTGTGCGCCCCACTGATACCACCATGCGGAAGTCGTTCGACAAAGGGATCGAGCAACTCGCCAGGGAAGGGACCATTCAAATCCTTCGGAGTCTGGATGGCCTGGAATCTTTTGTAGCTGCCGTCGGAAAACTCCAGTTTGATGTATTGGAATTTCGTCTACAAAGCGAATACCGCGTCAAGGTGGTGGTGGATGTGTTGCCCTATGAATCCAGTGCCTGGTTGGTGGGCGATGTGGAGGCCTTTAAACCGCCATCAGATGCCCTGGTCGTCAAAGACAGCCGGGACCGCGCCGTCGTCCTGTTTCGCAGCTCGTGGTCGAAAAACTTCGCCGCCGAACGCAATCCCGAGCATAGTTTTAGGGATATGGGGTAG
- a CDS encoding redoxin domain-containing protein, with amino-acid sequence MMGKKSLWSLVVLGPICILFYFVTLGFAANVPAPEIISPAWIHSAPLKMEDLRGKVVVVGFWTFGCWNCRNIESNVKEWHDMSAKQGLVVIAVHSPEFKYEYDVEKVKEYIQEHNIPYAVPIDNDFRNWRQYRNRYWPTLYLIDKRGNIQYTKIGEGSYEETELKIQLLLADPT; translated from the coding sequence ATGATGGGAAAGAAAAGTTTATGGAGTTTGGTTGTCTTAGGGCCGATCTGTATTCTTTTCTATTTTGTCACCCTAGGTTTTGCAGCTAATGTTCCTGCTCCAGAAATTATCAGTCCGGCTTGGATTCACTCAGCACCACTTAAGATGGAAGATCTCCGTGGCAAAGTCGTGGTGGTGGGGTTCTGGACCTTCGGATGTTGGAATTGCCGGAACATCGAGTCCAATGTCAAAGAATGGCATGACATGTCCGCCAAGCAAGGGTTGGTCGTGATTGCGGTGCATTCGCCGGAGTTCAAATATGAATACGATGTGGAGAAAGTCAAAGAGTATATCCAGGAGCACAACATTCCCTATGCCGTGCCGATCGATAATGATTTCCGGAACTGGCGGCAGTATCGCAACCGATATTGGCCGACGCTGTATCTAATCGATAAGCGGGGAAATATTCAATACACCAAGATCGGTGAAGGCAGCTATGAGGAAACCGAACTAAAAATTCAGCTGCTGCTTGCCGATCCGACATAA
- a CDS encoding inositol monophosphatase family protein codes for MPLSTTEYHSLTPIAIQAARQGGAILLDYAKKGFQVHQKDQAINLVTEADLRSEEAVIQTIRQAFPEHQILSEEQGLQDIPSHPVKWIVDPLDGTTNFTHGFPMYNVSIGVEYEDTCVLGVVYDPTRDELFLGQQGKGATLNGTPIHVSATPQLNEALLVTGFAYDVHTAKDNNLKEFCAFTLRARGMRRTGTAAIDLCYIACGRFDGFWELQLNPWDTAAGKVILEEAGGNLTDYAGEPYSIYGTTLIATNGHIHQEMAEVLQKCRQE; via the coding sequence ATGCCACTATCTACTACCGAATATCACTCGTTAACCCCCATCGCCATTCAAGCCGCCCGGCAGGGCGGAGCGATCCTTCTCGACTACGCCAAAAAAGGATTTCAAGTCCATCAAAAGGATCAAGCCATCAACCTGGTCACCGAAGCGGACCTGCGTTCAGAGGAAGCCGTCATTCAGACCATCCGACAGGCATTTCCCGAACACCAGATCCTCAGCGAAGAACAGGGCCTGCAGGACATCCCTTCCCATCCCGTCAAATGGATCGTCGATCCTTTAGACGGCACCACCAACTTCACCCACGGCTTTCCAATGTACAATGTCTCTATCGGCGTGGAATATGAAGACACATGCGTTCTCGGAGTGGTCTATGATCCCACACGGGACGAACTGTTTCTGGGACAACAAGGGAAGGGAGCCACACTCAACGGCACACCGATTCATGTCTCGGCGACACCTCAATTAAACGAAGCGTTGCTCGTCACCGGCTTTGCCTATGACGTGCACACCGCCAAAGATAACAACCTCAAGGAATTTTGCGCATTCACCCTACGCGCGCGCGGGATGCGGCGCACCGGCACCGCCGCGATTGACCTCTGTTACATCGCCTGCGGCCGATTCGATGGCTTTTGGGAGCTACAACTCAATCCGTGGGACACTGCGGCAGGAAAAGTCATCCTGGAAGAAGCCGGAGGAAACCTCACCGATTACGCGGGAGAGCCCTACTCCATCTATGGAACCACCCTTATCGCCACCAACGGCCATATCCATCAGGAAATGGCTGAGGTCCTTCAGAAATGTCGTCAAGAATAA
- a CDS encoding winged helix-turn-helix domain-containing protein, translating into MEDQNDQLKDISDGLEQRISVYERKLKDLQKKREQVGEEIATVEKYLELAKTLYRVEADKAKLASLSSQIFSNKEGHLSSADTDVASKSREILLGRSKYVGMSVPDAVYMVLQEIGRPLHAKELFQRLKEGGMPIRGKTPVTSVATSLKRDPRFRKVGPNTFEVNHEKTLTKAV; encoded by the coding sequence ATGGAGGATCAAAATGACCAGCTTAAAGATATCAGTGATGGGCTGGAACAGCGCATTAGTGTTTATGAGCGAAAACTCAAGGATCTTCAAAAAAAACGGGAGCAGGTTGGTGAGGAAATCGCGACGGTTGAGAAATACCTGGAGTTGGCAAAAACCCTTTATCGCGTCGAAGCTGACAAAGCGAAGCTGGCGAGTCTCTCCAGCCAGATCTTCTCGAATAAGGAAGGGCATCTGTCCTCAGCCGATACGGATGTCGCGTCTAAGTCGAGGGAAATTCTCCTAGGCCGAAGCAAATACGTGGGTATGAGTGTACCTGATGCGGTGTACATGGTTCTCCAAGAGATCGGTCGTCCACTACATGCCAAAGAACTTTTTCAACGCCTCAAAGAAGGCGGGATGCCGATCCGGGGAAAAACTCCAGTCACATCAGTTGCCACATCCTTAAAACGCGATCCTCGGTTTCGAAAAGTGGGGCCTAATACATTTGAAGTCAATCACGAGAAAACATTAACCAAAGCCGTCTGA
- the rlmN gene encoding 23S rRNA (adenine(2503)-C(2))-methyltransferase RlmN: MTANTPPLNLLALNANELSAFIQELGWPRYRAGQILRWLYQHRVVDIESMTNLSKTDRGRLQEVATIHGMESLPPTIASDGTVKFVWNLEDGLAVETILIPDGRRRTLCLSSQVGCTLDCGFCLTAEMGLKRSLRAHEIVGQVLNVQAYLPEDEHLSSLVFMGMGEPLVNFEPVADAIQRLTNIEWGLGFSPRRITVSTAGWIPRFPDVRRLGVNLAISLNGTTNEQRGQLMPAVNGRYDLSELLDACRQYTQFSERPLTFEYVLLAGVNDSPEDARRLVRLVQGIRCKVNLIPFNEFPGNPFRRPSPGVVDAFQDIVRNKGLDVFLRKSRGDDVLGACGQLGRSAAEVLNQSTTNKKRSLTLYAQP, from the coding sequence ATGACTGCAAATACCCCCCCTCTCAATCTCCTTGCCCTCAACGCAAATGAACTGAGTGCCTTCATACAGGAACTCGGTTGGCCACGATATCGGGCAGGTCAAATTCTGCGATGGCTCTACCAGCATCGTGTAGTGGATATTGAGTCGATGACCAACTTGTCTAAGACCGATCGGGGCAGGTTGCAGGAGGTAGCGACTATTCACGGCATGGAATCTCTACCTCCCACGATTGCCAGCGATGGCACAGTTAAGTTTGTATGGAATTTAGAGGATGGCTTGGCTGTAGAGACGATATTGATTCCGGATGGCCGTCGGCGGACCTTGTGTCTGTCTTCCCAAGTCGGGTGCACCCTGGATTGTGGTTTTTGTTTGACGGCCGAGATGGGCCTGAAGCGAAGCTTGCGCGCCCATGAAATTGTCGGGCAGGTGTTGAATGTCCAAGCTTATCTGCCGGAAGATGAGCATCTGTCTTCACTGGTGTTCATGGGAATGGGAGAGCCGTTGGTGAATTTTGAGCCGGTCGCCGATGCGATCCAGCGTCTCACCAATATTGAGTGGGGCTTGGGTTTTTCCCCACGACGCATCACGGTGTCCACGGCGGGCTGGATCCCGCGATTTCCAGATGTGAGACGATTAGGCGTGAATCTGGCCATATCCTTAAATGGCACGACCAATGAACAACGGGGACAACTGATGCCTGCAGTGAATGGGCGCTACGATTTATCTGAATTGCTTGATGCCTGTCGTCAATATACTCAATTCAGCGAACGCCCTCTGACGTTTGAATATGTGTTGTTAGCGGGCGTCAATGATTCACCTGAAGATGCCAGGCGTTTGGTACGGCTTGTACAGGGGATCCGGTGTAAGGTGAATTTGATTCCGTTTAATGAGTTTCCGGGTAACCCCTTTCGACGTCCGTCACCAGGTGTGGTTGATGCCTTTCAAGATATTGTTAGAAATAAAGGCCTGGATGTGTTTCTCCGAAAAAGCCGGGGAGACGATGTGTTGGGAGCTTGCGGCCAATTAGGTCGATCAGCTGCTGAAGTTTTGAATCAGTCGACCACGAACAAGAAAAGGAGTCTCACTCTCTATGCTCAGCCTTGA
- the larE gene encoding ATP-dependent sacrificial sulfur transferase LarE, with product MLSLEPTLQGKYEALQELFSDMESVVVAFSGGVDSTLVLKVGFDILGSQAKAVTAVSPTFPALEVEEVKQLSAAIGAPLQLVETDQLQIESFVKNDATRCFHCKTDLYRLLSSLRDAVGFHTIVDGTNVDDLGEDRPGINAARQLGVRSPLVEAGLSKADIRELAKGLGLANWNKPAAACLSSRITRGLPITKAYLSRVEQAEAFLVAQGIMQVRVRLHGDLARIEIDPTQMGILMEEPGRSRLVEKFKKLGFQTITLDLEGYRAGGGNLPSGPV from the coding sequence ATGCTCAGCCTTGAACCAACTCTGCAGGGGAAGTATGAAGCCTTGCAAGAACTCTTTTCCGATATGGAATCGGTGGTGGTTGCATTTTCTGGTGGGGTCGATAGCACACTCGTTTTGAAGGTTGGCTTTGACATACTTGGGTCTCAGGCCAAGGCCGTGACGGCGGTTTCGCCAACATTTCCGGCATTGGAAGTGGAAGAGGTCAAACAATTAAGTGCAGCGATCGGCGCGCCTTTGCAATTGGTCGAAACGGATCAGTTGCAAATTGAGTCATTTGTCAAAAATGATGCAACCCGATGTTTCCATTGCAAAACGGATTTATACCGATTGCTTTCCAGTCTTCGGGATGCCGTGGGGTTTCATACCATTGTGGATGGGACCAATGTGGATGACTTGGGTGAAGATCGTCCGGGCATTAATGCGGCCAGACAGCTAGGTGTGCGGAGTCCTTTGGTTGAGGCGGGACTCAGTAAGGCGGATATTCGGGAATTGGCCAAAGGGTTGGGGCTAGCCAATTGGAATAAGCCGGCCGCCGCTTGTTTGTCTTCACGAATTACCCGAGGGCTCCCCATTACGAAGGCCTATCTTTCCCGGGTAGAACAGGCCGAGGCCTTTTTGGTGGCTCAAGGGATTATGCAAGTGCGGGTTCGCCTTCACGGCGATTTGGCGAGAATCGAGATAGACCCGACGCAAATGGGAATTCTGATGGAAGAACCAGGAAGATCCCGGTTAGTGGAGAAATTTAAAAAGCTTGGATTTCAAACGATCACACTTGACTTGGAAGGGTATCGGGCCGGAGGAGGGAACCTTCCCTCAGGTCCGGTTTGA
- the atpF gene encoding F0F1 ATP synthase subunit B: MPQFDSHFFSSLIFWELLSFGILLWVLYKYALPPILETLEARERKIRESLDQAEQNRVAAEGKLKEYETKLQLAAKEVETILTEAKQQAQRLLDENEQRLRVESQRIKEETTQDIDRERRKAIQDIKTQSAELAILVAEKVIGRSLSDDDHRRFAQEALEAVAAQSKN; encoded by the coding sequence ATGCCACAATTTGACTCACATTTCTTTTCGTCACTGATATTCTGGGAACTCCTCTCATTTGGGATCCTTCTATGGGTGCTCTATAAGTACGCTTTGCCCCCGATCCTGGAAACGCTGGAAGCCCGTGAACGAAAGATCAGAGAAAGCCTCGACCAGGCCGAGCAGAACCGAGTTGCAGCAGAGGGAAAGCTCAAGGAATATGAAACCAAGCTTCAGTTGGCTGCCAAAGAAGTGGAAACGATCCTGACAGAGGCCAAGCAACAGGCTCAACGGCTACTTGACGAAAACGAGCAGCGGCTTCGCGTGGAATCACAGAGGATTAAAGAGGAAACGACGCAAGACATTGATCGTGAGCGACGGAAGGCCATTCAAGACATTAAGACCCAATCGGCTGAGTTGGCCATTTTGGTTGCCGAGAAGGTGATTGGTCGAAGCTTATCGGACGACGACCATCGGCGATTTGCACAGGAAGCTCTAGAGGCAGTCGCTGCCCAGTCAAAAAACTAA
- the atpE gene encoding ATP synthase F0 subunit C has protein sequence MDSAAAALLGMGLAAAGFAGAGIGIGYIFGKMIEAVARQPEAEARVGKYMWIGFALVEAIALYGLVIAFIIMGKG, from the coding sequence ATGGATTCTGCAGCAGCAGCACTTTTGGGAATGGGCCTAGCGGCCGCGGGCTTTGCGGGCGCCGGGATCGGCATCGGGTATATTTTTGGAAAAATGATTGAGGCAGTCGCCCGTCAACCAGAGGCAGAAGCCAGGGTCGGCAAGTATATGTGGATCGGGTTCGCCCTGGTCGAAGCCATCGCGCTCTACGGGCTGGTCATCGCCTTTATCATCATGGGCAAAGGATAA